The nucleotide window CCTCAATAATAAACTGCTCAATACTACCATGGGCACCAGAATTGCGGTGGGATACGGAGAAGATGACACCTTCGCCGATTATGACGCTATACATACTACCATTGGACAAACACCTACCAGCAACGGTAGCAACCCTGTCACCGTGGAATTTGCCGGTGATGCCGGCGACCCGGAGGGTAATACCGGTAATAATCACGCTCCGCAAAGCCTCAAGCTGAAAGTGACCGGTGGCGTGCTCACAGCCCCTGTGTACATGGAAATGAAAGTAGTGGCTGTACCAGGAGAACTACACCCTGCTGTGGAAAACCAGGACTTCACCTACTCCATGGGATTCATCATCCCCGCAGGCGATTATACCCAAGCTGCCAACCAGCTGGTGCCCGTAACCAATGTGACTATCATCGGAAACAATAAACTCGAATATAGCCGTAAGCTTACCCTCGCCCTGCAGGATATTTCCTGTAACGCGCAGGTGGTACTGGGTACTCAAAAACAGGCTACCTACACCATCATTGATGATGAAGACCGTACCCTGACACTCACCTTCGATAAAACGTCTTTCCTGGAAGGAACTAGCATCACGGGTACGCTTTCCCTGCCTGGTACGGTAACTGAAGATACCTACATCGATCTGTCTGTGCTGACAGGTAATACTGCCACACCGGGCGTGGATTTTAAATTGCCTGCGCCTCCCCGCGTAATGATCGCAAACGGATCCGGAAGTACCACTTTTACGATCACGGGAGAACCAGACCTGATACTCGAACCCGATGAAACCTTTAAGGTAAAAGCTGATGCCATGGTGCTCGGAATAACTTCTTCCGCAACAGGGCCACTGCTTACACTAAACGATGATACCCGCAACCACATAGAAAATATTACGCTCGGCGTGACCGTCACTCCGGCAGATCCGGATCCTGCGTATCCGGCGCTTACCTTTAAGGAAGCATATACCGGTACACTTAATGTAAGCTTACCAGCAGGTGTTTCCACTGTTACACCGATTACCGTCAACATTAGCAAAGCAGGAACCGCCACAGAAGGAAATGATTATACACTGGTCATACCGGCTAACACCATCTCTGGCAGCACACCGGTGAGCGGTACCCTTACCCTCATCAACGACGGCAGGATAGAAGGAGATGAAAACATTAAGATCACCGGTACTGCTACAGATGGTACTGCCACCGCTTTTGTGGTAACACCGGCCACCATCACCATCAAGGATGCCCAGTTGCCACTGACAGATCCGGTGTCACTCCATCTCTCTACCAATGATATTAATGAAGGGGATGCTGGTGCAAAATGTTGGATAGAATTGCCTGCGGGCATTGTAGCTACGGATATCCAACTGGATTTCGACATCTCTACCGTCACTGGTACTACGGCTTTATCCACTTCCTACGCCGGACTGCCTGCTTCCATGAGCATACCTGCCGGTAGCAAAGCATCTACACAATATACCATTACTGCCGCTCCCAACAAGGTACTGGAAGATGACCGCGCGGTAGTGATCCATGCGGCCACCGCTACTACCACCACGCTGCCAGGTATTACCACCGGCGCCGATGTGACACTCAATATCCATGATAAAACAGATCCTGCCGGCGCATCAGTGGTGATCGCTCCGGTAACCACACCATTGCCGGAAGGTCAGGCTACAAAATTCACCATCGGCCTCACCAATGGTTTCAGTTCTGCCAAAAAAATAAGCGTCACACTGGCACCCAATCCTGTTGGCACAGAAGCTACCGCGGCGGATTATACAATGGTAGGTGGTATCCAGGTGATAGAACTGCCTGCCTATACTACCGGCACCTACACCACACTGACAGATGTCGTGTCTGCCAATACAGACATGGTGATTGAGAAAGATAAAAAACTGATCTTCACCGGTACCGCTACCGGCTATACGGTGCAGGATGCTGTGATGACCATTCAGGATGAAACCAGAAGGAACACCGCCAATACAAAAGTATCACTGACCGTTCCTCAAACCACCGTCACAGAAAATAGCACCACTACCATCAAGGCTAGCCTGCCTGCTGGAGTGACCACCGAAATACCCATTACCGTAGATCTGAGTGCAATAACGGGAACGGCTACACCAGTAACGGATTTTACATTAGACAACACGATTCAGATTACTGCCACTACTCCTGAACCAGTGGCCACCCTGAATGTGCGGAAAGATGACCTGGTGGAAAATCAGGAAGATTTCACCGTTACACCAACTATCAGCGACGCTTACGCCACCACTTATACCAGTGTTCCTGCTACGTTGACGTTTACCATTCAGGACTATGAGTATCCGCTGCTGGCCACCAATCCTATTATATTGAGTGCGACACCTGCTACAATACTGGAAAATGATCCAACCGGTGCAACACTTACAGCTACTTTACCTAATAACTGGAAAACAGCTATCCCGCTGGATGTACAGCTGGTTAAAAACAACAGTTCTACTGCCGCAGATGATCGTCATACTTCCATCCTCAATCAAAAACTGACTATCCTGCCCACATCCGGCACTGCTTCCATGCAGATACTGGCTACCGACAACGATGTGCTGGATGATGATGCCGACCTGGTAATAGATGGTAATCCCGGTAATGTTGTATTGCCCGTTACCAGCACCACCATTCATATTGCAGATAATACCATCAATAAACCCAACGCCAGAAACATTACACTCACAGCCAGCAAAACGCTGATACCGGAAGGAGAGAAGCTGAGTGTGACAGTGTCCCGTTTGTACACTTCTTCCAAAAAAGTAAGTGTGCAGCTGACTGTAGATCCTTCTTCTGAAGCCAGTCTCGCCAAAAATGATTATTCCATCATCAATACGATGCTGGAGCTGGACGCAACAGATAAAACCCGCACCTTCGATGTAATACAGACCAATACCGATAACGTACTGGAGAAAGATGAGTCTCTGTTGATCAAAGGATCACTGGGTACTTACATCATCAATAACCTTGATCTGAAAATCAAGGATATGACCAGGACCATCCCCGGCAATCTGGTACTGACACTGACCCCTTACAAAACTTTACATGCGCTGGAAGGAGAGGATGGTACCGTTCATATCAGCCTGCCTGCCAACATCACCACAGAAGTTCCGATCAGCCTCACACTGGCACAAACCAGCGGAACAGCGGAAGATGGAGCAGACTATACCATCCCTCATAACTTCAGCTTCAACAATGCCAACGATACGACCGTAGCCCTGAAGATCCTGCCAGATGACCTGCTGGAAGGACCGGAGAACCTGGTGATTTCCACTACTGCTACAGACGCGATCAGTGCCTATACCACCAATGACTTTGAGGTGAATATTGATGATGCCCAGTATCCGCTGGCTACCCCGATTCAGATCACCCTTACTCCGGGTGCTATCGATGAAGGCGGTGCCGGCGCTACCATAGGCGTGAAGCTGCCGGCTGGCATACGTGCCGGTAAAGCGATTACCGTTACCATTGACAAAGACGCCGCTTCCACTGCAGATATCAATGATTATAAAACATTTAACTTCCCATTCTCCGTTACCATACCGAAACTGGGCACCAGCGCTACGCATAACGTATTGATGGAAGCTATCCTCGACAAGGTCCTGGAAGATGATGAAACTGTGATCTTCAATGGAACAACCGGTGATGTAAACATGCCGGTAAAAGGAGATACGCTGGTGATCCACGACAGAACACATGATGATCCGACCACCGGTTATATTCACATTATTCCGGTAACACCCGGAACCAGGGTGAAGGAAGGAAATACCTATAATGCGAAGGTGTCCCTGGCGCCAGGTGTGACTTCCAGCAAAGCTATCACCGTGTCCTTGTACGCTGGTAGCGGCACACAAGCCAAAATATCCGACTATAGCGGTCTTCCGCCGACTGTCACCATACCGGCTCTGCAACCGGATGTGGCCTTCTCAGTACTTGCTGTGCCAGATAATATTATTGAGAAAGACGAGCTGTTACAGATTGTGGCGCAACCGCAGAACTTCGCAGGAATGAAAGGGGATACGCTGAACCTGATTATTGAAGATGTGACCCGTTTGGATCCCAATAACCTGAAAATGCAGCTGAAAGTGGATTCCACGATCCTGCATGAAGGCAGCTCTTCCAAAGTGACAGTAGGTTTTGTGAACAGTCTGATTTCTTCCGATGAAGACATTGTGATAAACATCAACAGGGATGCCGTGGCTTCCACCGCTGATGATGCAGATTACACCGGTTTGCCATCACAGGTAACGCTGCCGGCCCTGCAGAATAATCAGGTATTTACGCTGCAGATGATCGATGATAATATACTGGAAGGAGATGAAGTGCTGCAACTGAATGCACAGCTGGTAACACCGGGTTATACTATTAGCCAGCCTGCACCGGTTCTGATACCGGAAACCGGAAATATGAGCGTTCAGTTGCTGAAAGGTAACGATGCCGCAGAACCTGGCACCACCGGTAATTATATCCTGAAATTCCCTGGTAGCAGCACCGCTGCCGCCGATGTGAAAGTAGTGTTTTATGTAAGCAGCATTGCCGGTACTACCAACATAGCGCCGATACAAACATCCGCTACCATCCCTCAGGGTAAAAACAGTGTATCCGTTCCCGTGAATGTGATTGATAATAATGTGATAGAAGGAGATGAAGAAGTGAAGGTCGCGCTGATGCTGGCACAGATGAAACGGTTCAACAAAAACATTCCTTTCGATGTGAATGAAATGGACACTGTGCGTATGACTGTATTCGATGATGAAAGTTATGCTTCCGGGCCTAAAGCCGTGTCCAGAGAGATGATGGTGGAAAAAACAGCCGATGCTTCCGAGCCTGCTACTCCGGGCTATTTCAGAGTACATTTCACTGATGCCCAGCTGTCGGCTGTAAAAGATGTAACGGTAACTTACCAGGTGAGCGGTAACGCAGTACCGGATAGCCGTTACCGTAAGCTCAGCGGTTCTGTTGTTATCCCCGCCGGCCGCAATTATGCAGACATTAAAGTAGATCCGATTGATAATACCATTGTGGAAGGAGATGAAGATGTACAGGTACAGTTGCAAACTGTAAGCGGCAATATCCCGGGTGTTACCTGGCCTTTATCTGCCAGCAAGCAGGCCACTGTGCTTATCCATGATAATGATACCCTGGTAGTGGAAATATTTAATGATGGTTTGCCGGTAGCAGAAGGTAAGCCGGTAACCTTCAGCATCCGCTCTGTAAACAGCGCAGCGCGTGACCTGCCAATCACCTTCAAGGTAGAACAGGATGCCGCCAGGACCTTTACTGCCAGCAATGCCACTGTGAACGGTAATACCATTACCGTGGTGCTGCCAGCACTCAGCACTTCCCGCGACTTCACCATTACAGCGGTGGATAATGATACCAACGATGATGATGGTTTTGTGAAAACGACTATTCTGCCTTATGTAGGTGGTAGTGGTCTCCCGATTTACAAACCAGGTGCTAATAGTGTAGCCGAAACCGTTATCAACGACAACGACCCGCTGACACTTGCATTTGCCGCTGAAAAATTCAGCGTGAAAGAAGGAAATGCCGGTGAAACCACACCGCTGAACTTTATCGTGAAAATGAACCGTCGCAGCTCCAGGGATATTACCATCAAATTTGACTTTGAAGAATCCAAAGATGGGGTAAGTTATCCTTACCTCGATTTCAAAGCCACACCAGGCGAGGATTTCGATACTGCCGTTAAAAAGGCCGTTATACCTGCGTTCCAGCCGGAGGGTAAAGTAGTGGTGAAAATTTTTGGTGATGATAAATTCGAGCAGAACGAAACCTTTATTGTGAAGATGCTGTCTGCAACGGTGCCTTCCGGACAAAACACACCAACCCTCGGTGATCCATCCAAAGCAACAGGTGTTATCCTCAACGATGACGCGATGTGCAAAACCTGCGATACTGATGGTGACGGTCTGACAGACGAGCAGGAAGATATCAATGGTAACGGAGATCCTTTTGATGATGATACGGATGGAGATGGTATCCCTAACTTCCTCGACCTGGATTCTGATGGTGATGGTGTTCCGGATTCCGTAAGCCGTTTCCACCTCGACAACAGCCGCAAGATTGATTATATCGATGGTAAGGATGGTAAGATCAAGGTGCATCCGGCCATTTCACCCAACAACGATGGTCAGGGCAATGATCTCATGTTCATCCAGAATATCAATAAGTACCCGAAAAACGAAGTGGTGATATTTAACCGTTGGGGTGGCACTATATATAAAACAAGTAATTACGATAATCAGTCCAATAGTTTCAAAGGTAAAGCCAACACCGGCGGTCAGTCGGGTGCTGATGTACCGGATGGTTCCTACTTCTACCAGATCAATATCTGGGTGGATGGTAACAAGGTAGAGCGGTATACCGGCTTTATTGTCATCAAACGTTAAACTGATTATTAGTAACGAAAAACATTTAAGCTGATACCTATGACCAAGCGATTTATGAAAGCTTTAGGGTTTGCTATATTATGCTGTTGCTGGTGCCTGCAGGGCTGGGCACAGCAACAGCCGATCTACTCCCAGTATATGTTTAACGGGATGATCATCAACCCGGCTTATCCTTCTATGGATGAGTCTTCCAGCCTGACGGCCGTGGGCCGTAATCAGTGGGTGGGTGTAGACGGGGCTCCTAAAACGGCCACCGCCTCTTTTTACACACCGCTGCGGGCTACCAATACCAGCCTGGGTGTATCACTGACCAATGAGAAAATCACTGTCAACTCCCAGACCGGTGTGCACTTCAACGTTTCCCAACGGGTAAAGCTGAACGAAAAGTTGTACCTGGCAATGGGCCTGAAAGGCGGGATGTCTCAATACCGGGAAGACAATACTTCCTTATATACTTCCGATCCGGTGTTTGCGCAAAACCAGAGCTACTGGAAAACAGATATTGGTTTTGGCTTTATGGTATTTACCGATCACTTCTTTATCGGTTTATCCTCTCCTACATTTAAAAGTTTCGACTTGGGCAACAGTGTCAATAAAGTAACGGTACAATCGCATTATTACCTGCAGTCAGGTTATCTCATTACCGTTAACGATAACGTAAAATTTAAACCCAATGTGCTACTGAGACTGGTAAAAGGTGCTGGTCTGCAGTACGACCTCAATGCAAATATTCTCTTAAAAAATCTGGTATGGCTGGGTGCATCCTGGCGTTCAGAAAAAACGATGACCGGTCTTGTACAAGTGCAGCTGAACAAAAACCTGCAGCTGGGATATTCCTACGATACCCCGATGCAGTCTAATTTGAAAGGTGCACAATCAGTATCCCATGAAATAATGATCAATTATCGTTTTTCCTGGTCCAAATGGAAAGTGGTGGCCCCGCGGTACTTCTAAAAACAATGTTATGACAACCCAAATAACGGAACGTGTGCGAAAACATCCTCTTAATAACCTCATACTTTTCCTGGGCATGGCAATACTGACAGGTTCCTGCTCTGTGGTAAAGGATCACGCACTTGGAGGAAGTGCGGGGAAAGTCAGAAGGGCAGAACGTTTGTATAAAAGGCAGGAGTTCGAGGGATCGATCTGGTTCTGCAATGCTGTACTCAACAACAGCAGTGATGAAACTTCCAGACGTAAGGCCAAGTTTCTGCTGGCCCGCGTTTATTTTGAAACCCGGCAGTTTGAAAAAACGATCAGTCTATATGATGAGCTGCTGTATAAACCTGCAGATGATATCAGGGTAAGCGACGTAACCACTTACATCGACCTCCTGAAACGTACCGGCAGAGTGGAGAAAGCCCGGCAGGTGAGTGAGCTGTATGCCAACAACTATAAAAATAACGCCCGGTTCACCAATCTTCAGGAATCACTCAATAACTACTATTCCTTCTTTAACCGCGATTCTCTCCGGAATGTAAAAGCAGACAGCCTGCGTCTTAACCTTCCGGGTTATCAGTACGGATTGGCCCTGTATAAAGACAATATCGTTTTCCTTTCAAATGATTTCAAAAAAAATGATGTCCAGTCTTTTTATACCAATTCCAAACTATACATGATCTCAGAAGATGGTGTAGAGCCCTTCAATAACAGTCTGAAAGGCGTTTTACAGGTAGGTCCGGCATCTTTCTATGATAATGGAAAGAAGGTGATCTACACGTCGAACCGTTTTGCGGATGTTAAAAACGATAAGAATTCCTTCATTGATTATAATAATAATACCCAGCTTTTATCGGCTACTTATCAGGAAAACCATGATGCCTGGAGTAAACCGGTATCAGTAAAACTCCCTAAAACTTCAGATTCTTATTCTTTCATGCATCCATCAGTTGCTTCAAACGGTAAACGTTTGTACTTTGCATCCGATATGCCTGGTGGTCAGGGAGGTACAGATATATACTATTGTGATTGGGATAAAACAGAGAAGCGCTGGAAAGCGCCTGTGAACATGGGCCCGAGGGTAAATACCAATGGAAATGAGCTGTATCCGTTTATTGTGGGAGACAAACTGTTTTTCTGCTCCAACGGTTTACAGGGCTTTGGTGGACTGGATATTTTCATGATCAGTCTCAACAAGCCTGATGAAGGTCCGGTGCATTTTCCTTATCCGGTAAATACACAGTTTGATGATCTGAATGCAGTACTGGATGAATCCAAGCTGCTGTTATATTTTACATCAGACCGTTCGGGTGTTCATGACAATGACCATATTTATGTCTTAAACCTGAAGAAGAATCCTT belongs to Chitinophaga sp. HK235 and includes:
- a CDS encoding Calx-beta domain-containing protein, with the translated sequence MLRRCVTLLIAILLINTGIMAQLRVINPTGGNTLSDGLRLEVDDVKGRIQVFRNGKTESYVANGEKGFGDYVRVKHSTTAMTALQSLDSTVCYVSPLIGKGTTAEPYRVFVFNKISDKKPIVNPTLDSVAPIYITRTISYVVPNKYFTVDYSFNGPNQGYNMLLYQEEHLAMQQDPNFAYTGPAYKAGVPGYCSYGFKQAANQYVGVYHFAGECGIAETFTHSIISVGALSSYAVANNATRGSTQNSGMSSTYPYSNIVGQPYTTNVDRALYAQTILNNKLLNTTMGTRIAVGYGEDDTFADYDAIHTTIGQTPTSNGSNPVTVEFAGDAGDPEGNTGNNHAPQSLKLKVTGGVLTAPVYMEMKVVAVPGELHPAVENQDFTYSMGFIIPAGDYTQAANQLVPVTNVTIIGNNKLEYSRKLTLALQDISCNAQVVLGTQKQATYTIIDDEDRTLTLTFDKTSFLEGTSITGTLSLPGTVTEDTYIDLSVLTGNTATPGVDFKLPAPPRVMIANGSGSTTFTITGEPDLILEPDETFKVKADAMVLGITSSATGPLLTLNDDTRNHIENITLGVTVTPADPDPAYPALTFKEAYTGTLNVSLPAGVSTVTPITVNISKAGTATEGNDYTLVIPANTISGSTPVSGTLTLINDGRIEGDENIKITGTATDGTATAFVVTPATITIKDAQLPLTDPVSLHLSTNDINEGDAGAKCWIELPAGIVATDIQLDFDISTVTGTTALSTSYAGLPASMSIPAGSKASTQYTITAAPNKVLEDDRAVVIHAATATTTTLPGITTGADVTLNIHDKTDPAGASVVIAPVTTPLPEGQATKFTIGLTNGFSSAKKISVTLAPNPVGTEATAADYTMVGGIQVIELPAYTTGTYTTLTDVVSANTDMVIEKDKKLIFTGTATGYTVQDAVMTIQDETRRNTANTKVSLTVPQTTVTENSTTTIKASLPAGVTTEIPITVDLSAITGTATPVTDFTLDNTIQITATTPEPVATLNVRKDDLVENQEDFTVTPTISDAYATTYTSVPATLTFTIQDYEYPLLATNPIILSATPATILENDPTGATLTATLPNNWKTAIPLDVQLVKNNSSTAADDRHTSILNQKLTILPTSGTASMQILATDNDVLDDDADLVIDGNPGNVVLPVTSTTIHIADNTINKPNARNITLTASKTLIPEGEKLSVTVSRLYTSSKKVSVQLTVDPSSEASLAKNDYSIINTMLELDATDKTRTFDVIQTNTDNVLEKDESLLIKGSLGTYIINNLDLKIKDMTRTIPGNLVLTLTPYKTLHALEGEDGTVHISLPANITTEVPISLTLAQTSGTAEDGADYTIPHNFSFNNANDTTVALKILPDDLLEGPENLVISTTATDAISAYTTNDFEVNIDDAQYPLATPIQITLTPGAIDEGGAGATIGVKLPAGIRAGKAITVTIDKDAASTADINDYKTFNFPFSVTIPKLGTSATHNVLMEAILDKVLEDDETVIFNGTTGDVNMPVKGDTLVIHDRTHDDPTTGYIHIIPVTPGTRVKEGNTYNAKVSLAPGVTSSKAITVSLYAGSGTQAKISDYSGLPPTVTIPALQPDVAFSVLAVPDNIIEKDELLQIVAQPQNFAGMKGDTLNLIIEDVTRLDPNNLKMQLKVDSTILHEGSSSKVTVGFVNSLISSDEDIVININRDAVASTADDADYTGLPSQVTLPALQNNQVFTLQMIDDNILEGDEVLQLNAQLVTPGYTISQPAPVLIPETGNMSVQLLKGNDAAEPGTTGNYILKFPGSSTAAADVKVVFYVSSIAGTTNIAPIQTSATIPQGKNSVSVPVNVIDNNVIEGDEEVKVALMLAQMKRFNKNIPFDVNEMDTVRMTVFDDESYASGPKAVSREMMVEKTADASEPATPGYFRVHFTDAQLSAVKDVTVTYQVSGNAVPDSRYRKLSGSVVIPAGRNYADIKVDPIDNTIVEGDEDVQVQLQTVSGNIPGVTWPLSASKQATVLIHDNDTLVVEIFNDGLPVAEGKPVTFSIRSVNSAARDLPITFKVEQDAARTFTASNATVNGNTITVVLPALSTSRDFTITAVDNDTNDDDGFVKTTILPYVGGSGLPIYKPGANSVAETVINDNDPLTLAFAAEKFSVKEGNAGETTPLNFIVKMNRRSSRDITIKFDFEESKDGVSYPYLDFKATPGEDFDTAVKKAVIPAFQPEGKVVVKIFGDDKFEQNETFIVKMLSATVPSGQNTPTLGDPSKATGVILNDDAMCKTCDTDGDGLTDEQEDINGNGDPFDDDTDGDGIPNFLDLDSDGDGVPDSVSRFHLDNSRKIDYIDGKDGKIKVHPAISPNNDGQGNDLMFIQNINKYPKNEVVIFNRWGGTIYKTSNYDNQSNSFKGKANTGGQSGADVPDGSYFYQINIWVDGNKVERYTGFIVIKR
- a CDS encoding type IX secretion system membrane protein PorP/SprF, with the protein product MTKRFMKALGFAILCCCWCLQGWAQQQPIYSQYMFNGMIINPAYPSMDESSSLTAVGRNQWVGVDGAPKTATASFYTPLRATNTSLGVSLTNEKITVNSQTGVHFNVSQRVKLNEKLYLAMGLKGGMSQYREDNTSLYTSDPVFAQNQSYWKTDIGFGFMVFTDHFFIGLSSPTFKSFDLGNSVNKVTVQSHYYLQSGYLITVNDNVKFKPNVLLRLVKGAGLQYDLNANILLKNLVWLGASWRSEKTMTGLVQVQLNKNLQLGYSYDTPMQSNLKGAQSVSHEIMINYRFSWSKWKVVAPRYF
- a CDS encoding OmpA family protein, with the translated sequence MTTQITERVRKHPLNNLILFLGMAILTGSCSVVKDHALGGSAGKVRRAERLYKRQEFEGSIWFCNAVLNNSSDETSRRKAKFLLARVYFETRQFEKTISLYDELLYKPADDIRVSDVTTYIDLLKRTGRVEKARQVSELYANNYKNNARFTNLQESLNNYYSFFNRDSLRNVKADSLRLNLPGYQYGLALYKDNIVFLSNDFKKNDVQSFYTNSKLYMISEDGVEPFNNSLKGVLQVGPASFYDNGKKVIYTSNRFADVKNDKNSFIDYNNNTQLLSATYQENHDAWSKPVSVKLPKTSDSYSFMHPSVASNGKRLYFASDMPGGQGGTDIYYCDWDKTEKRWKAPVNMGPRVNTNGNELYPFIVGDKLFFCSNGLQGFGGLDIFMISLNKPDEGPVHFPYPVNTQFDDLNAVLDESKLLLYFTSDRSGVHDNDHIYVLNLKKNPLKQLDLPYPGKPVNEEDKVPYTKMQTENRQQLTLVGDKSYDNLPPVRNKADEKPVIVHTVVSVKDSSRSITDYSEGAIVDSSPEMIPWQNTANPVVAASKPVAAGTTVTAAAAYAERTVSSNPNELSWQNGKQNTGLKAGDRDSAGVVHVSAYTLPVDSAAAKLPAALWKAPGVVYFDLNSYVPQDQEWRKLDSIFLIWKSNPRRMIIVNGHADVIGTEKYNLTLSKNRAVYIQECLLSRGVDGDRIRINYFGSTRPILTVSRYTLDSDRERFIVQQGVNRRCEIRIQ